A portion of the Anabas testudineus chromosome 22, fAnaTes1.2, whole genome shotgun sequence genome contains these proteins:
- the LOC113147964 gene encoding otoferlin-like, giving the protein MKRSKHRGHKEDKNGDEPAILETENLDRHGTFKGGPDPDTISLASVTAVTTNVSNKRSKPDIKMEPSSGRPVDYQVSVTVIEARQLVGLNMDPMVCVEIGEDKKYTSMKESTNCPYYNEYFVFDFHVPPDVMFDKILKLSVIHSKNLLRSGTLVGTFKLDVGTVYSQPEHQFYHKWALLSDPDDITAGCKGYIKCDIAVVAKGDTIKTPHKANESDEDDIEGNLLIPEGVPAERQWARYYLKIYRAEGLPRMNTSIMANVKKAFIGENKDLVDPYVQVQFAGQKGKTSVQKSCYEPIWNEQIVFTEMFPPLCKRMKIQIRDSDKVNDVAIGTHFLDLKKISNDGDKGFLPTLGPAWVNMYGSTRTYTLMDEYQELNEGLGEGVSFRARLLISLGVEILDTSSPEITSSTEVQLEGVPNISEAATGKVEEFFLFGSFLEATMIDRKIGDKPINFEVTIGYYGNEIDGVIKPNAKGKKGGDGDEEETELIHNSSDEEIEDDGDLNSVATTPPMKPVVTDRNYFHLPYFERKPCVYIKSWWQDQRRRLYNANIIDNIADKLEEGLNDVQEIIKTEKAYPERRLRGVLEELNQGCSQFLSLANKDQNQSGRTKLDRERLKLCMSEVETIGQQAKAMRTQVKKSTVRDKLKLAQNFLSKLRFLADEPQHSVPDIFLWMISNGKRIAYARVPSKDLLYSSIDEERGKDCGKVKTVFLRIPGKKGFGPAGWTVQAKLEIYLWLGLNRQRKDYLSGLPSGFEENKLSRGPGLPSSPPISLTYMMKQIFQLRVHMYQARSLFAADSTGLSDPFARVFFSTQSQVTEVLAETLCPTWDQLLVFENVELFGEANELRDDPPIIVIEIYDQDTVGKADFMGRTFAKPVVKMADEHYGPPRFPPQLEYYQIYRGNCAAGEMLAAFELLQIGPNGKADLPPIDGPTDTDRGPILPVPLGIRPVLSKYRIEVLFWGLRDLKRVNLAQVDRPRVDIECAGKGVQSSLIPNYRKNPNFSTLVKWFEVDLPENELLHPPLNIRVVDCRAFGRYTLVGSNAVTTLRKFIYRGADKQANNYSTTEEIIVVNMEPEPTFKKMDTVVKLDSCSDAVVKVEDDDKDGKGKKKKRKKGDEVEEEELDESMLDWWSKYFASIETLTESLKAQEAALSDSEDKDDVDIADGGDIKPDDSSVKATKRGKGKKEKKRPAVDPLEKKKPKLDELKVYPKELETEFDNFEDWLHSFNLFRGKGGDDDDQNVTDEDRIVGKFKGSLCIYKVSDDMPRDMTIDSNMGMFQNIPHNDPINVLVRIYVIRATDLHPADINGKADPYIAIKLGKTEIKDKENYISKQLNPLFGKSFDVEATFPMDSTLTVSIYDWDLVGTDDLIGETKIDLENRFYSKHRATCGIACNYAIHGYNVWRDPMKPTHILAKLCKDGKLDGPNYGPGGRVKVENRVFMAQTEIEDENGLKKQTDEHLALTVLNHWEEIPRAGCKLVPEHVETRPLLHPDKPGIEQGRIEMWVDMFPKDMTAPGPALDISPRKPKKFELRVIIWNTDEVVLEDDDIFTGEKSSDIFVRGWLKGQQEDKQDTDVHYHSITGEGNFNWRFVYPFDYLMAEEKIVISKKESMFAWDETEYKIPARLNLQVWDADHFSADDFLGAIELDLNRFPRGAKTAKQCTIEMVTNEGEMPMVSIFKQKRIKGWWPFVARNEEDEYELTGKVEAELHLLTGEEAEKSPVGEGRNEPEPLEKPNRPDIALLWFLIPFKAAKHLVCDQYRWLTIKIVTALLLLAILALFLYNMPGYMVKKMLGA; this is encoded by the exons ATGAAGCGCAGTAAGCACCGTGGAcacaaggaggacaagaatgGAG ATGAACCAGCTATTCTAGAGACAGAGAACCTGGATCGCCATGGCACATTCAAAGGAGGCCCAGACCCTGACACCATCTCACTTGCCTCAGTCACCGCTGTCACCACCAATGTATCCAATAAGAG ATCAAAGCCAGACATAAAGATGGAACCCAGTTCTGGAAGACCAGTAGATTATCAA GTGAGTGTGACAGTGATTGAGGCTAGACAGCTGGTGGGACTGAATATGGATCCAATGGTTTGTGTGGAGATTGGAGAAGACAAAAAGTACACGTCAATGAAGGAATCAACTAACTGCCCATACTACAATGAA tattttgtgtttgacttCCACGTCCCTCCAGATGTTATGTTTGACAAAATCCTTAAGTTGTCC GTAATCCACTCTAAAAATCTCCTGCGAAGTGGAACACTGGTTGGGACATTTAAACTTGATGTTGGCACAGTCTATTCCCAGCCAG AGCACCAGTTTTACCACAAATGGGCTTTGTTGTCCGACCCTGACGACATCACAGCAGGTTGTAAAGGCTACATTAAGTGTGATATTGCAGTTGTGGCCAAAGGAGACACTATAAAGACTCCACACAAGGCCAACGAGTCGGATGAAGATGACATAGAGGg CAACCTCTTAATACCAGAGGGGGTTCCTGCAGAACGACAGTGGGCTCGCTATTACCTGAAGATCTACAGAGCTGAGGGACTCCCCAGAATGAACACCAGCATCATGGCCAACGTCAAGAAAGCCTTCATAGGAGAAAATAAAGACCTGGTTGATCCTTATGTCCAAGTACAGTTTGCTGGGCAGAAG GGGAAAACGTCAGTTCAGAAGAGCTGCTACGAGCCCATCTGGAACGAGCAGATTGTCTTCACTGAGATGTTTCCACCGCTGTGCAAACGCATGAAGATCCAGATCCGTGACTCTGATAAAGTGAATGATGTAGCTATAGGAACACACTTTTTAGACCTAAAGAAGATTTCCAATGATGGGGACAAAg GCTTCCTTCCCACATTGGGACCTGCGTGGGTCAACATGTATGGCTCGACACGCACCTACACCCTGATGGACGAGTACCAGGAGTTAAATGAAGGGCTTGGAGAGGGGGTGTCCTTCAGGGCCCGTCTTCTCATCAGCCTTGGTGTGGAGATCCTAGACACTTCCTCACCTGAGATTACCAGTTCTACAGAAGTGCAGTTGGAGGGAGTACCCAACATTTCAGAG gCCGCAACTGGAAAGGTTGAGGAATTTTTCCTCTTTGGATCTTTTCTGGAGGCCACGATGATTGACAGAAAGATTGGTGATAAGCCCATCAACTTCGAGGTCACAATAG GTTACTATGGCAACGAGATTGATGGGGTTATCAAGCCAAATGCaaagggaaagaagggaggcgATGGAGATGAAGAGGAAACCGAACTGATCCACAACTCTAGCGACGAGGAGATTGAGGATGATGGAGACCTGAATTCAGTGGCAACTACTCCTCCCATGAAACCTGTTGTCACTGACCG AAACTACTTCCACCTTCCGTATTTTGAGAGGAAACCATGTGTCTACATCAAGAGTTGGTGGCAGGACCAGCGAAGGAGGCTGTACAATGCCAACATTATAGACAACATTGCTGATAAACTG GAGGAGGGCCTAAATGATGTGCaagaaatcattaaaacagAGAAGGCCTACCCTGAGCGCAGACTTAGGGGTGTCCTGGAGGAGCTCAACCAAGGATGCAG TCAGTTTCTTTCTCTGGCAAACAAGGACCAGAATCAGTCTGGCAGAACCAAACTTGACAGGGAGAGACTGAAGCTGTGCATGTCAGAAGTG GAGACCATCGGCCAACAAGCTAAGGCCATGAGGACACAAGTAAAGAAAAGCACTGTGCGAGATAAACTCAAGCTGGCTCAGAACTTCCTCTCCAAGCTGCGCTTCCTGGCTGATGAG CCTCAACACAGCGTTCCTGACATTTTCTTGTGGATGATAAGTAATGGGAAGCGCATTGCTTATGCACGTGTCCCTTCCAAGGACCTCCTTTATTCCAGTATAGATGAGGAGCGGGGAAAGGACTGTGGCAAAGTGAAAACTGTCTTTCTCAGG ATCCCTGGAAAGAAAGGCTTTGGGCCGGCTGGCTGGACTGTGCAAGCTAAACTAGAAATCTATCTGTGGCTGGGTCTGAATAGACAGCGGAAAGATTACCTGAGTGGACTCCCCAGTGGATTTGAGGAAAACAAGTTGTCCAGGGGACCCGGCCTGCCGTCCTCACCTCCCATCAGCCTCACCTACATGA TGAAACAGATCTTTCAGCTGAGGGTCCACATGTATCAGGCTCGCAGCCTGTTTGCTGCTGACAGCACAGGTCTGTCTGATCCCTTTGCAAGAGTATTCTTCTCAACACAAAGTCAAGTCACTGAG GTGCTGGCTGAGACTCTCTGCCCCACATGGGACCAGCTGCTGGTCTTTGAGAACGTTGAGCTGTTTGGAGAAGCCAACGAACTGAGAGATGACCCTCCCATTATCGTCATTGAAATCTATGATCAGGACACAGTG GGCAAAGCTGACTTCATGGGTAGAACCTTTGCCAAGCCTGTGGTCAAGATGGCGGATGAGCACTACGGACCCCCACGCTTCCCTCCACAGCTGGAGTACTATCAGATCTACCGTGGTAACTGCGCTGCAGGAGAAATGCTGGCAGCCTTTGAGCTGCTACAG ATTGGCCCCAATGGGAAAGCCGATCTTCCTCCCATAGATGGTCCCACAGATACAGACCGTGGGCCAATCCTGCCTGTGCCACTGGGCATCAGACCAGTGCTCAGCAAATACAGGATTGAG GTTTTGTTCTGGGGCTTGAGAGACCTGAAGAGAGTCAATCTGGCTCAGGTTGACCGGCCTCGTGTGGACATTGAATGTGCTGGGAAGGGAGTCCAGTCCTCCCTCATCCCCAACTACAGGAAAAACCCCAACTTCAGCACCCTCGTCAAGTGGTTTGAAGTG GATTTGCCAGAGAATGAGTTGCTTCACCCGCCGCTGAACATCAGAGTGGTGGACTGCAGGGCTTTTGGTCGCTACACTCTGGTTGGTTCCAATGCTGTCACCACGCTGCGGAAATTCATCTACAGGGGAGCAGACAAGCAAGCGAACAACTATTCTACAACAG aGGAAATTATTGTTGTCAACATGGAACCTGAGCCTACCTTTAAGAAGATGGACACTGTGGTTAAACTAGACTCT TGCTCCGACGCTGTGGTCAAAGTCGAG GATGACGATAAGGATGgaaaggggaaaaagaagaagaggaagaagggtGATGAGGTTGAAGAAGAGGAGCTTGATGAGAGCATGTTGGACTGGTGGTCCAAATATTTTGCCTCCATTGAAACTTTGACAGAG TCACTCAAGGCTCAAGAAGCAGCTCTGTCCGATTCAGAGGACAAAGATGATGTGGACATTGCAGATGGTGGAG ACATCAAACCTGATGACTCTTCTGTGAAAGCCACCAAGagaggaaagggaaagaaagaaaagaagaggccAGCAGTCGATCCGTTAGAGAAGAAGAAGCCAAAACTTGATGAGCTAAAG gtgTATCCTAAGGAGCTGGAGACTGAGTTTGACAACTTTGAGGACTGGCTCCACAGTTTTAACCTGTTCAGGGGAAAGGGTGGCGATGATGATGACCAAAACGTGACAGATGAGGACAGGATTGTCGGGAAATTCAAA GGCTCACTTTGCATCTACAAAGTGTCAGATGACATGCCCAGAGACATGACCATAGACTCCAACATGGGAATGTTTCAGAATATTCCTCACAATGATCCCATTAACGTCCTTGTCCGCATCTATGTCATCAGG gCAACTGATCTGCATCCAGCTGATATTAATGGAAAGGCTGACCCTTACATTGCAATCAAACTGGGAAAGACAGAGatcaaagacaaagagaactACATCTCTAAACAGCTAAACCCTTTGTTTGGAAA ATCCTTCGATGTGGAGGCCACATTCCCGATGGATTCCACACTCACTGTGTCCATTTATGATTGGGACCTGGTGGGAACCGACGATCTGATCGGAGAAACCAAAATTGACCTAGAGAACCGTTtctacagcaaacacagagcCACATGTGGTATTGCATGTAACTATGCCAT ccaTGGTTACAATGTTTGGAGAGACCCGATGAAACCTACACACATCCTAGCAAAACTGTGCAAGGATGGGAAACTAGACGGTCCAAATTACGGCCCCGGAGGAAGAGTGAAGGTGGAAAATCGGGTCTTCATGGCACAGACTGAGATCGAGGATGAAAATG GTTtgaagaaacagacagatgaaCATCTGGCTTTGACCGTGTTGAATCACTGGGAGGAAATACCACGTGCCGGCTGTAAACTTGTCCCAGAACATGTGGAAACCAGGCCACTGCTCCACCCTGACAAACCAGGAATTgaacag GGGAGAATTGAGATGTGGGTAGATATGTTCCCCAAAGACATGACTGCACCAGGTCCTGCACTTGACATTTCACCAAGGAAACCAAAGAA GTTTGAACTGAGGGTGATCATCTGGAACACAGATGAAGTCGTTCTAGAGGATGATGATATCTTCACTGGCGAGAAATCAAGTGACATATTTGTGCGAGG ttgGTTGAAAGGTCAACAGGAGGACAAGCAGGACACTGATGTCCACTACCACTCCATCACTGGGGAGGGCAACTTCAACTGGCGCTTCGTCTACCCTTTTGACTACCTCATGGCTGAAGAGAAAATTGTCATTTCAAAGAAGGAGTCAATGTTTGCCTGGGATGAGACCGAGTACAAAATCCCTGCTCGTCTTAATCTGCAAGTTTGGGATGCCGACCATTTCTCTGCAGACGACTTCTTAG GTGCAATTGAGCTGGACCTGAACCGTTTCCCACGCGGTGCAAAAACTGCCAAGCAGTGCACCATTGAGATGGTGACAAATGAAGGAGAGATGCCCATGGTCTCCATCTTCAAACAGAAGAGGATCAAGGGCTGGTGGCCATTTGTAGCCAGAAATGAAGAGGATGAGTATGAACTTACG GGAAAAGTGGAAGCAGAGCTGCATCTTCTGACAGGAGAGGAGGCTGAGAAAAGCCCAGTTGGTGAAGGACGCAACGAACCAGAACCCCTGGAGAAACCCAA CCGTCCAGATATCGCCCTCCTCTGGTTCCTCATCCCTTTCAAAGCTGCAAAACACCTGGTGTGTGACCAGTACAGGTGGCTGACCATCAAGATCGTCACCGCTCTCCTGCTGCTGGCCATCCTGGCTCTTTTCCTGTACAACATGCCTGGTTACATGGTGAAGAAAATGTTGGGAGCCTAA